The genomic stretch GAATGGAAAGGCAAAATAGTAGTGACAGTGGGTAGGAACATCTTCAAAAAATCCTCTTTCCGTATACGTTAAAGCTTCTTTTCCATCGTTGCAAATAAACCCATATCGTAAGCGAGCATGTGGGGGGCGAATGGTAGCCTGCCAATAATCGAACAAGTCATCCGAACCTACAAGTTTCATAGAGCTTGTTGAATAAATCCATTGACCATTTTCCCATATGTAAGGGTCCCCATGAATAAGAGTCACATCTTGTAAATCTCCTTTTTGCGCTTGCAATCGGATATGTAGAGTTTCTTCATCGTATGCGTACGCAAAATTATTTTTCGGGCGATGATAAATAGAAGAACGAAGCATTAAAAACATCCTTTCAATTTCAATTTATTAATTTGTTTAATTAATATTAATAACAACTTTATATTATGAGCAATTTTAGAATGTGTCAATAGAGATGAAAGGGTATTCAATTTAAAATATCATAAAAAAAGATGGTGTAAGTGCTTGCAAGAATGAAAAAACCGAATTATAATGATGAACCATAAACTTATTAATTAAAACAATTAATTAATTGTTGGGTAGGGGGTTTTATAATGAAGATAAAGAAAATAATTGCAGCTCTCTCTATTTTGACGCTTGTCAGTGCCTGTGGCATTGAAGAAAAGAGAGACGCTGAATGGAAAAAGCAAGATGAGCAAAAGCCTAAAAAGCTAGTGATATGGGAAGAAAAAGGAAAAGGAATAGCGTTGCAGCCAGCTATTAAAAGTTTTGAGGAAAAGTATGGTATTAAAGTGGAGTACAAGGAATTGGAGATGTCCAACGAAATTAAAGAGAAAATTCGATTGGACGGTCCGGCTGGAACGGGCCCTGATGTGTTAACTTTACCTCATGATCAAATCGGTCAGCTAGCACTAGAAGGTGTCATTGCACCGGTGAACGTGGATTCATCAATCGTATCGACATTTACAGACCAGTCCATCCAGGCAGAATCTTATGACGGGAAACTTTACGGACTACCAAAAGCTATTGAAACACCTATTTTTCTATACAACAAAGATCTAATGAAGCAAGCGCCTAAAACGATGAATGAGCTTTACGAAATTTCAAAATCTGATCAAAAAGCAGGACGATATGGCTTCTTAGCTCCATGGGATAATTTTTACTTTGCCAATGCTGTATTGAGTGGTATGGGAAGCTATGTGTTTAAAGAGGAGAAGACATCGCTAGATTCAACTGATATTGGACTACATAGTGACGGGGCGATAGAAGGAGTCAGCTACATCTCAAAATGGTACAACGAAAACTTGTTTCCAAAAGGTATTATTGGTGAAAATGGTGGCTCTACATTAGAAGCTCTTTTTTCAGAAGGGAAAGTGGCCTCAGTCATGAGCGGCCCATGGTCTTTTGAAAGCTTTAAAAGTGCGGGAATTGATGTTGGCGCTACAACCTTACCACTCTTGCCTAACAACAAGCCAATGAAAACATTTATTGGAGTAAAAGGGTGGCATGTAAATAGCTTTTCGCCTTATCAAAAATGGGCTACAAAGCTAATTGAACATTTAACAAATGCTGAAAATGCGAAGGTTCGATACGAAACAGTAGAGGAAATTCCACCTGTTAAAAGCTTAGTTAATGATCCTTCTATTCGAAAAAACGAAAAAGCCAAAGCTATTATTGATCAAGCTGCAGTAGGAGAGCCAATGCCAAACATTCCGGAAATGAGTGAAGTTTGGGGGCCAATGGTGACAGCGCTTCAGCTTGTTGCAAACGGAAAGGAAGAGCCGAAAACAGCTTTAGACGACGCAGTTAAAACAATCAAAGATCAGATAGAAGCGAACCACGGAAGCTAACTTGAAGGGAGTAAAAAAGAAATGAAAATTGCATCTAATGAGCAAACTATGATGACGTCGCATCGGAAAGTAGCGCTGGGATTGTCAATTATTCCAGGACTAGGTCAGCTTTACAATCGTCAATTCTTTAAAGGCATGTTTTTTCTACTATTAAGTAGTGCATTCATCATTACGTTTAAAGACCTGGTGAATGAAGGGCTTTGGGGGATTGTTACGTTAGGTACGAAGCCGTTTCGAGATCATTCTATTTTTCTATTAGTTCAAGGGATTATTGCCCTTTTGTTGCTGATAGGGGGAGCATGCATTTATGCGTTTAATTTATACGATGCATATCAAAATGGTAAGAAAAAAGATGAGGGCAGAACCGTTCATTCTTTAAAGGAGCAGTATCATAACTTAGTAGACAATGGCTTTCCATATCTCATGATTTCTCCAGGATTTTTCTTGCTAATTCTGGTTGTTATATTTCCAATTATTTTTATGGTGCTATTAGCATTTACAAACTATAACCTTTATAATTCTCCACCCGCTAGGTTAGTAGAGTGGAATGGATTTAATAATTTTATTGATTTATTTAAGATGGATATTTGGCGCAATACATTTATTTCTGTATTCTCATGGACGGTTGTTTGGACGTTTTTTGCAACTATTGGGCAGATAGCTGTGGGGATGGTTCTTGCCATAGCGGTAAATCAAAAAGACATTAAATTTAAACGGGTGTTTCGAACCATTTTTATCTTGCCTTGGGCCGTTCCAGCGTTTATTTCAATCCTTATTTTTAGCGGGATGTTTAATGAAACATTTGGTGCAATCAACAATGATATTTTAGCGTTTTTTGGTATAAATCCAATTCCGTGGCTTACAGAGCCGCTTTGGACGAAAGTAGCGTTAATCTTTATTCAATGGTGGGTTGGCTTTCCATTCGTATTTGCTATGATTACAGGTGTTCTTCAATCTATTCCTGAAGAGTTGTATGAGGCAGCAACAATTGACGGGGCATCCTTATGGCAAAAGTTTCGTCATATTACCCTTCCAATTATTTTGTTTACAACTGCTCCAATTATGATTACGCAGTTTACAAGTAACTTTAATAACTTTAATGTTATTTATTTATTTAACGGGGGTGGACCGGCAGTTGCAGGACAAACAGCCGGTAGCAGTGATATTTTAATTTCATGGATTTATGAGCTAACTTTATCATCTGCTCAGTATGGAAAAGCAGCCGCTATTACAATGGTTTTATCTTTAATTGTTATTAGTGTCGCACTATGGCAGTTTAGACGTACAAAATCGTTCCAAGAGGAGGACATGATGTAACATGAACAAAAGAAACTTCGTTCGTAAATTGATTACTTATAGTGGATTAGTGATGGCGAGTGCAATTGTTATTTATCCAATTTTATGGATTATCGGATCTTCTTTAAACCCAGGAAGTAGCTTGTCAAGTTCATCCATGTTCCCAAAAAACCCTACGTTAACCCATTATAAAGATTTATTTACCGGTGAAGGTACCTATTACTTACAGTGGTACTGGAATACGCTCAAAATCAGCGTCATCACTATGCTCTTAGCAGTTACGCTCGTTGGAGTGATGGCGTATTCATTTTCGCGTTATCAATTTGTGGGACGCAAAAATAGCCTAATGTTATTTTTAATTTTGCAGATGGTTCCACAGTTTTCTGCCCTGATTGCAATTTATGTATTAGCATATTTAAGCGGCGTATTAGATACGCATTTAGCCTTAATTTTAATTTATGTTGGCGGACTGTTACCGATGAACACGTGGTTAGCTAAGGGATATTTCGATACGATTCCAAAAGAGTTAGACGAATCTGCTCGTATTGATGGAGCAGGACATTTTCGGATTTTTTACCAAATTATTTTACCGCTAGCAAAACCAATTTTGGCTGTTGTTGCATTGTTTAGCTTTATTACACCCTTTACAGATTTTATTTTGGCGACAGTTATTCTCCGATCAGAAGAGAAGTATACCCTGGCTGTTGGATTGTATCGAATGATTAGTGGACAGTTTGGAAACTCTTTTACACAATTTGCTGCTGGTGCCGTTTTAATTGCTTTGCCAATAGCCATTCTCTTTTTAGCTCTACAAAAATACTTTGTATCTGGCTTAACGGCTGGAGGTACAAAGGGATAACCTATTATTTTAATGCGTGCATGGTATAATAAAAGATACAAGTAAATACGAAGATGTAATAGGAGATAGAGAAATATGGTATTAAAAGGTCAAAATACAGCGCGTACAAAACAGCTAAATCAGTCATTAGTACTAAGAGTTTTGCTGCAAAACGGACCGATGTCGAGACAAAAAATTGCTGAGATTACACAGCTAACACCAGCAACAATTACTTATATTACAGCTGAATTGATTCAGGAAGGCTTTATCGTTGAGCGCGGAGATGTTCAAGAAGGAACAAAGCGAGTAGGTCGAAAATCAATCGCATTAGATTTACAAGGCAATGCTTATTGGACAGTTGGAGTCCACATTAGCATGGAGACAATTCGAGTGGGATTAGTAAACTTAAAAGGTGAGACACGAAGTGTTCAAAGGATTCCTGTTCCAGTAGATTTTAACCAGGAGCAGTATTTAGAGTTTGTGGCAGGCACAATTAGTCGGTATATTAATATGCAGGAAGTAGACGTATCGAGCATTGGAATCGGTTCATTGGGAGCAGTTGATTTGAAAGAAGGAAAGCTCTTAGGAAACGATATAATCGGCTGGCCTGATGTGCCCATTGTGCAGTATTTAAAGCAGAAGTTAAAGCTCCCTATTTATTTTGATAATAATGTAAGTGCACTAGCTTTAGCAGAAAAGATGTTTGGACATGGAAAGCAAGTTGCTGATTTTATGTGTCTATACCTTGGGTATCGTATCGGTGCAAGTTTAGTGTTGAAAAGTGAGTTATACCGTAGTGGGTTAACAGGAGCAGGTGAGTTCGGCCATATGACATACTTGCCAGATGGAAAACCATGCTGGTGCGGAAGCAATGGCTGCCTTAATCAATATGCATCAGAACAGGCTATCGTAGAAGAGCTTCAAGCTCGAGATATTCAAGAAGTGCTACAGAGAGTAGCAAACCAAGAGGGAAAAGCTAGACGAGTTGTTGAAAAAGCAGCGGAACGAATTGCGGTGGTTCTTGCCTCATTTGTAAATATGGTTCATGTTAAAAAGATTGTTGTGTCAGGACCGTTAACTCTTGCGGGAATTGAGCTTACCTCCATTATCAAACAGGAAGTGAATGAGCGATCTTTTTTAGCTAGAAAAGAAGAAGTAGAAGTTATTTCATCAAACTTGGGAGAGCATGTTGAGATTATTGGCGCAGGAAGTTTAGCTTTATGGTATAGCGTCTATCAAAAGCAATTGTAAAGGGTGTGAAAAGCGCTCTTTTCTTTTAAATATATTATTTAATTTAATGAATTAATTTAAAAGGGTGAATTAGTTTGAGCAAACATTCAATTGTTGAAATTTTAAATTTTAAATCTAGTTATTTGCAGAACGAACGTAATTTGTATGTTTATTTACCACCTAGTTATGAACAAGCACAAGATACCAAGTATCCTGTGCTC from Bacillus sp. 1780r2a1 encodes the following:
- a CDS encoding extracellular solute-binding protein — encoded protein: MKKIIAALSILTLVSACGIEEKRDAEWKKQDEQKPKKLVIWEEKGKGIALQPAIKSFEEKYGIKVEYKELEMSNEIKEKIRLDGPAGTGPDVLTLPHDQIGQLALEGVIAPVNVDSSIVSTFTDQSIQAESYDGKLYGLPKAIETPIFLYNKDLMKQAPKTMNELYEISKSDQKAGRYGFLAPWDNFYFANAVLSGMGSYVFKEEKTSLDSTDIGLHSDGAIEGVSYISKWYNENLFPKGIIGENGGSTLEALFSEGKVASVMSGPWSFESFKSAGIDVGATTLPLLPNNKPMKTFIGVKGWHVNSFSPYQKWATKLIEHLTNAENAKVRYETVEEIPPVKSLVNDPSIRKNEKAKAIIDQAAVGEPMPNIPEMSEVWGPMVTALQLVANGKEEPKTALDDAVKTIKDQIEANHGS
- a CDS encoding sugar ABC transporter permease, translating into MNKRNFVRKLITYSGLVMASAIVIYPILWIIGSSLNPGSSLSSSSMFPKNPTLTHYKDLFTGEGTYYLQWYWNTLKISVITMLLAVTLVGVMAYSFSRYQFVGRKNSLMLFLILQMVPQFSALIAIYVLAYLSGVLDTHLALILIYVGGLLPMNTWLAKGYFDTIPKELDESARIDGAGHFRIFYQIILPLAKPILAVVALFSFITPFTDFILATVILRSEEKYTLAVGLYRMISGQFGNSFTQFAAGAVLIALPIAILFLALQKYFVSGLTAGGTKG
- a CDS encoding ROK family protein, yielding MVLKGQNTARTKQLNQSLVLRVLLQNGPMSRQKIAEITQLTPATITYITAELIQEGFIVERGDVQEGTKRVGRKSIALDLQGNAYWTVGVHISMETIRVGLVNLKGETRSVQRIPVPVDFNQEQYLEFVAGTISRYINMQEVDVSSIGIGSLGAVDLKEGKLLGNDIIGWPDVPIVQYLKQKLKLPIYFDNNVSALALAEKMFGHGKQVADFMCLYLGYRIGASLVLKSELYRSGLTGAGEFGHMTYLPDGKPCWCGSNGCLNQYASEQAIVEELQARDIQEVLQRVANQEGKARRVVEKAAERIAVVLASFVNMVHVKKIVVSGPLTLAGIELTSIIKQEVNERSFLARKEEVEVISSNLGEHVEIIGAGSLALWYSVYQKQL
- a CDS encoding sugar ABC transporter permease; amino-acid sequence: MKIASNEQTMMTSHRKVALGLSIIPGLGQLYNRQFFKGMFFLLLSSAFIITFKDLVNEGLWGIVTLGTKPFRDHSIFLLVQGIIALLLLIGGACIYAFNLYDAYQNGKKKDEGRTVHSLKEQYHNLVDNGFPYLMISPGFFLLILVVIFPIIFMVLLAFTNYNLYNSPPARLVEWNGFNNFIDLFKMDIWRNTFISVFSWTVVWTFFATIGQIAVGMVLAIAVNQKDIKFKRVFRTIFILPWAVPAFISILIFSGMFNETFGAINNDILAFFGINPIPWLTEPLWTKVALIFIQWWVGFPFVFAMITGVLQSIPEELYEAATIDGASLWQKFRHITLPIILFTTAPIMITQFTSNFNNFNVIYLFNGGGPAVAGQTAGSSDILISWIYELTLSSAQYGKAAAITMVLSLIVISVALWQFRRTKSFQEEDMM